The Paenibacillus sp. MBLB1832 genome has a window encoding:
- a CDS encoding MerR family transcriptional regulator — MSDEIRRNMALFPIGIVMKLTDLTARQIRYYEQHELIIPARTAGNQRLYSFNDVERLLEIKDLIEKGVNIAGIKQVLIPVDKDSEDATILNEHTEVKRKELTDSQLHKMLKQQLIGGGKRPDQVSLIQGQLSRFYK; from the coding sequence ATGAGTGATGAAATACGTAGGAATATGGCGTTGTTCCCCATCGGGATCGTCATGAAGCTGACTGATTTGACAGCCAGACAAATTCGTTACTATGAACAGCATGAACTGATTATTCCAGCGCGTACAGCTGGGAATCAGCGGCTTTACTCATTTAATGATGTCGAACGACTTCTTGAGATTAAGGATTTGATTGAGAAGGGCGTTAACATCGCAGGTATTAAACAGGTGCTTATCCCTGTGGATAAGGATTCTGAGGATGCTACGATCCTTAACGAGCACACAGAAGTGAAACGTAAGGAATTAACGGACTCCCAGTTGCACAAAATGCTTAAGCAACAATTGATTGGCGGCGGTAAACGTCCAGATCAAGTTTCCTTGATTCAAGGGCAGCTTTCCAGATTTTACAAATAG
- a CDS encoding HAD family hydrolase, translated as MSLKAVLFDLDDTLLWDDRSVEEAFAATCAEAAKQVQVDAVALEAAVRKEARGLYESFDTFPFTKMIGINPFEGLWANFTEGEDENFRKLQKLAPGYRTESWTRGLAALGVEDRELGYRLGEMFAAERRSRPYVYEETFRVLDELKGNYQLLLLTNGSPDLQKEKLAGVPAIAGYFDHIVISGEFGQGKPAVSIFNYAMGLLGIEASEGIMIGDKLTTDILGSGSVGMRNIWINHHGLQSGDEIKPVYEVTRLQEVLPIITQG; from the coding sequence ATGTCGTTGAAAGCTGTACTTTTTGATTTGGATGATACGTTATTATGGGATGATCGTAGTGTGGAAGAGGCTTTTGCCGCTACATGTGCAGAAGCAGCGAAGCAAGTTCAGGTTGACGCTGTCGCGTTAGAAGCAGCGGTTCGTAAAGAAGCGAGAGGCTTGTATGAATCGTTCGACACGTTTCCTTTTACCAAAATGATCGGAATTAATCCATTCGAGGGACTATGGGCCAATTTCACAGAGGGTGAGGATGAGAACTTCCGTAAACTTCAGAAGCTAGCTCCAGGGTACAGAACGGAGTCTTGGACTAGAGGACTTGCAGCGCTTGGGGTTGAGGATCGCGAGCTTGGGTACAGACTGGGTGAAATGTTCGCAGCTGAACGCCGCAGCCGTCCATATGTGTATGAGGAAACGTTCCGCGTACTGGACGAATTGAAAGGGAATTACCAACTGCTTCTTCTAACGAATGGTTCGCCAGACTTGCAGAAAGAGAAGCTGGCAGGTGTTCCTGCGATTGCTGGATACTTCGATCATATTGTCATTTCCGGTGAATTCGGTCAAGGCAAGCCAGCTGTTTCTATTTTCAATTATGCGATGGGTCTGCTTGGTATCGAAGCGTCTGAAGGCATCATGATAGGGGACAAGCTTACGACGGATATCCTAGGCTCAGGCAGCGTTGGTATGCGAAACATTTGGATTAACCATCATGGGCTGCAAAGCGGAGATGAGATCAAGCCTGTATACGAAGTAACACGTCTTCAAGAAGTTCTTCCGATCATTACACAAGGCTAA
- a CDS encoding methionine gamma-lyase family protein yields the protein MMEKAEQRSERAFRHIEQTIDRNQWKVIHAFQTHKVSDYHFASSTGYGYNDRGREVLDLVYADAMGAEAALVRPHFVSGTHTIGTALFGVLRPGEHLLYITGKPYDTLHKVIGKPGDGTGSLQDFGIAYSEVALLEDGSPDWSAIQAAIQPNTKVIGIQRSRGYSWRPSFTVEQIGEMVRFVKEINPELIVFVDNCYGEFTEEREPTQVGVDLMAGSLIKNPGGGIAPSGGYIAGRRDLVELAAYRLTAPGIGGEVGAMLGATRAMFQGLFLAPHLVGQAVKGSVFAAAIFEDLGFESSPRWDTQRTDLIQAIRFTSAEHLITFVQGIQKAAAVDSHVVPEPWDMPGYEHPVIMAAGTFIQGGSLELSADAPIREPFIAYMQGGLTYSHCKLGVLTAIQHMEDKGLL from the coding sequence ATGATGGAAAAGGCGGAACAGCGCTCGGAACGTGCCTTTCGCCACATTGAACAAACGATAGACCGCAATCAATGGAAAGTGATACATGCTTTCCAAACGCATAAAGTGAGCGATTATCATTTCGCCTCATCCACGGGCTATGGCTATAATGATCGCGGACGTGAAGTGTTGGATCTCGTCTATGCGGATGCAATGGGCGCTGAAGCGGCCCTCGTTCGCCCGCACTTCGTGTCGGGTACGCACACGATTGGAACGGCCTTGTTCGGCGTACTTCGCCCAGGCGAACATTTACTTTACATAACCGGTAAGCCTTATGACACGTTGCATAAAGTGATCGGAAAGCCTGGCGATGGCACAGGCTCCCTGCAAGACTTCGGCATCGCTTACAGCGAGGTAGCGCTGCTTGAAGATGGATCGCCTGACTGGTCGGCGATCCAAGCAGCCATTCAGCCGAACACGAAGGTGATCGGCATTCAGCGTTCCCGCGGCTACTCGTGGCGGCCGTCGTTCACGGTCGAGCAAATCGGTGAAATGGTCCGATTTGTCAAAGAAATCAACCCCGAGCTCATTGTCTTCGTCGACAATTGCTACGGTGAATTCACCGAGGAGCGGGAGCCGACGCAAGTTGGCGTCGATCTCATGGCCGGCTCGCTGATCAAAAACCCCGGCGGAGGCATCGCCCCTTCGGGCGGCTATATCGCCGGGCGGCGCGACCTCGTCGAGCTTGCCGCGTATAGACTCACCGCCCCTGGTATCGGGGGCGAAGTTGGAGCCATGCTCGGTGCGACGCGAGCCATGTTTCAAGGGCTATTCCTTGCCCCGCATTTGGTGGGGCAGGCGGTCAAGGGCTCGGTCTTCGCGGCAGCAATCTTTGAAGACCTTGGCTTCGAAAGCAGTCCGCGCTGGGATACCCAGCGGACGGACCTGATTCAGGCGATCCGCTTCACGTCCGCGGAGCACTTGATCACCTTCGTGCAGGGCATCCAGAAGGCGGCTGCTGTCGATTCGCATGTCGTCCCAGAGCCATGGGACATGCCTGGCTATGAGCATCCCGTCATTATGGCTGCGGGAACTTTCATTCAGGGAGGCAGTCTTGAGCTGTCGGCAGATGCCCCGATTCGTGAACCTTTTATCGCCTATATGCAAGGAGGCTTAACCTACTCACACTGCAAGTTAGGTGTACTAACGGCAATCCAACATATGGAAGACAAGGGATTACTGTGA
- the glnA gene encoding type I glutamate--ammonia ligase, which produces MTYNNNYSKEDILRIAKAENVRFIRLQFTDLMGSIKNVEIPLSQLEKALDNKMMFDGSSIEGYVRIEESDMYLYPDLDTWVIFPWVTESKVARLICDIYMPDGTPFPGDPRQILKNALKQAEEMGYTAMNVGPEPEFFLFKTDEKGNPTTELNDQGGYFDLAPMDLGENCRRDIVLTLEEMGFEIEASHHEVAPGQHEIDFKYADAIKAADQIQTFKLVVKTVARQHGLHASFMPKPLFGMNGSGMHCHQSLFKGDTNVFYEESDKLGLSTVARQYMAGVLRHARSFAAITNPTVNSYKRLVPGYEAPCYVAWSASNRSPMIRIPASRGLSTRVEVRNPDPAANPYLALAVMLAAGLDGIKNKMQLPPPTDRNIYVMTEEERESEGIPSLPLNLKQALDELLRDDVICDTLGEHALAHFYELKEIEWDMYRTQVHQWERDQYLSLY; this is translated from the coding sequence GTGACTTACAACAATAACTATTCCAAAGAAGATATTCTTCGCATTGCCAAAGCAGAGAACGTTCGTTTCATTCGTCTGCAATTCACTGATTTAATGGGAAGTATCAAGAACGTAGAGATTCCTTTGAGCCAGCTGGAGAAAGCGCTTGATAACAAAATGATGTTTGATGGTTCCTCCATTGAAGGTTATGTTCGCATTGAAGAATCGGATATGTACTTATATCCGGATTTAGATACATGGGTTATTTTCCCATGGGTAACGGAAAGCAAAGTCGCACGTCTAATCTGCGATATTTATATGCCGGATGGCACGCCGTTCCCTGGCGACCCGCGTCAAATTTTGAAGAATGCGTTGAAACAAGCGGAAGAGATGGGCTATACAGCGATGAACGTTGGTCCAGAACCAGAATTCTTCTTGTTCAAAACAGATGAGAAGGGCAATCCAACGACGGAATTGAATGACCAAGGCGGTTATTTTGATTTGGCACCGATGGATCTTGGTGAGAACTGCCGTCGTGATATCGTGTTGACACTGGAAGAAATGGGCTTTGAGATTGAAGCATCTCACCATGAAGTAGCGCCGGGACAGCACGAAATCGACTTCAAATACGCGGATGCGATTAAAGCAGCTGACCAAATTCAAACTTTTAAACTAGTGGTAAAAACGGTAGCAAGACAACATGGCTTGCATGCTTCTTTCATGCCTAAGCCGCTGTTCGGGATGAATGGTTCAGGGATGCACTGTCACCAATCGTTGTTCAAAGGCGACACGAATGTGTTCTATGAAGAGAGCGACAAATTAGGTTTAAGTACGGTTGCAAGACAATACATGGCTGGCGTTCTGCGTCATGCGCGTTCTTTCGCAGCGATTACGAACCCAACAGTTAACTCCTACAAACGTTTAGTGCCTGGTTATGAAGCACCTTGCTATGTGGCATGGTCCGCTAGTAACCGTAGTCCGATGATTCGTATTCCGGCTTCTCGTGGTTTAAGCACGCGTGTTGAAGTCCGTAACCCAGATCCAGCTGCGAATCCTTACTTGGCTCTAGCTGTGATGTTAGCTGCTGGTCTTGACGGCATTAAGAACAAAATGCAGCTTCCTCCGCCAACCGATCGCAATATTTACGTTATGACGGAAGAAGAGCGTGAAAGCGAAGGCATCCCAAGCCTGCCGCTCAACTTGAAACAAGCCTTGGATGAGCTGCTTCGTGATGATGTCATCTGCGATACGCTAGGCGAACATGCGTTGGCCCATTTCTATGAGCTCAAAGAAATCGAGTGGGATATGTACCGCACACAAGTTCACCAATGGGAAAGAGATCAATATCTGTCCCTGTACTAA
- a CDS encoding DUF896 domain-containing protein, with product MSDSMDKNIERINELARKAKTVGLTDAEIEERNELRKKYIEAFRGNLKIQLDSIKFTDEEK from the coding sequence ATGAGTGACAGCATGGATAAGAACATAGAGCGGATCAATGAACTAGCTCGGAAGGCGAAGACAGTCGGCCTAACAGATGCCGAAATCGAAGAGCGCAACGAGCTTAGAAAGAAATATATCGAAGCCTTCCGGGGGAACCTGAAGATTCAATTGGACTCCATCAAGTTTACAGACGAAGAGAAATAG
- a CDS encoding LysM peptidoglycan-binding domain-containing protein gives MTNRRGQTILLLRFFLVAVILGTVFSFGAIVQAYAGEGSTVTSAPTQIVQVSSKASSVEKIVIQSGDTLWEVASSHKKDGESVRSYIEKLKSVNHLSSSALKEGQVLVLP, from the coding sequence ATGACAAATAGACGAGGGCAGACTATCTTGTTGCTGCGTTTTTTCCTGGTAGCTGTTATTCTTGGAACGGTGTTTTCATTCGGTGCGATCGTACAAGCCTATGCAGGTGAAGGGAGTACAGTGACTTCAGCGCCAACTCAGATTGTTCAGGTATCTTCGAAAGCTTCATCCGTGGAGAAGATTGTTATTCAAAGCGGCGACACACTCTGGGAGGTAGCTTCTTCGCATAAGAAAGATGGAGAGAGCGTACGTTCGTATATCGAGAAATTAAAATCAGTTAATCACTTATCTTCGAGTGCATTGAAAGAAGGGCAAGTTTTAGTGCTTCCATAA
- a CDS encoding 1,2-dihydroxy-3-keto-5-methylthiopentene dioxygenase, producing MAQIRIRNTNERIEGEAQVKAFLDSQEVVYEHWDANKLPVALREKFVLNDEEKAEIIATYEAEIKDLAARRGYEIWDVISLSDSTPNIEELLKKFEQVHTHTEDEIRAIVSGKGIFIIKSEELGYYDVELEPGDVISVPENTNHFFTLMDNREIVAVRLFIEKDGWIAYNVEDPSFVKA from the coding sequence GTGGCACAAATTAGAATTCGCAATACCAACGAACGTATCGAGGGCGAAGCGCAAGTGAAAGCCTTCTTGGATAGTCAAGAGGTTGTCTATGAACATTGGGACGCGAACAAGCTTCCTGTGGCACTACGCGAGAAATTCGTACTCAATGACGAAGAGAAAGCTGAAATCATCGCGACATACGAAGCTGAAATCAAAGATTTAGCAGCTAGACGCGGCTACGAAATTTGGGATGTCATCTCCCTTTCCGATTCCACACCGAATATCGAAGAGCTGTTGAAGAAATTCGAGCAAGTTCACACGCACACCGAAGATGAAATCCGTGCGATCGTATCTGGTAAAGGGATTTTCATCATCAAGTCCGAAGAACTCGGTTATTATGATGTTGAGCTTGAGCCAGGTGATGTGATCTCCGTTCCAGAAAACACGAACCATTTCTTTACGCTCATGGATAACCGTGAAATCGTCGCGGTTCGCTTATTCATCGAAAAAGATGGCTGGATTGCTTACAACGTAGAAGATCCTTCTTTTGTTAAAGCTTAG
- the metH gene encoding methionine synthase, translating into MNKPPIQEQLKKKIMILDGAMGTMIQQENLTAEDFGSDDLDGCNEILCVTRPDVIQKIHEAYLAAGADMIETNTFGTTSVVLAEYDLQDRHRELNLAAAKLAIAAANKYSTPEWPRYVIGAMGPTTKTLSVTGGVTFEQLEESYYQQALALVEAGVDAMLLETSQDTLNVKAGSIGIRRAFETLGKVLPIMISGTIEPMGTTLAGQNIESFYISLEHLKPISMGLNCATGPEFMRDHIRTLSSIAETAISCYPNAGLPDENGHYHESPESLAKKMAGFAEQGWLNIAGGCCGTTPDHIRAMAETLANYKPRTEYGSHPPAISGIETVYIEPENRPIMVGERTNISGSRKFKRLIKEGKFEEGSEIARTQVKNGAHVIDINLQDTDIDEAYATENFMQEVVKKVKVPLMIDSTYDHIIELGLKYSQGKAIINSINLEDGETKFAGILPLIHRYGASVVCILIDERGQAVSRQAKIEVATRSYELLTGKYGMNPEDIIFDPNMFPVGSGDPQYIGSAVETIEGIKLIKEKYPLAKTILGLSNISFGLPDAGREVLNSVYLYHCTKAGLDYAIVNTEKLERYASIPEAERQLAEELIYNTNDETLANFVAHFREKKVEKKEKISNQSLEERLGSYVVEGTKEGLIPDLEEALQKYSPLEVINGPLMKGMEEVGRLFNNNELIVAEVLQSAEVMKASVNFLEPFMEKSESAVKGKIILATVKGDVHDIGKNLVEIILSNNGYKIVNLGIKVPPEQIIEAYRRENADAIGLSGLLVKSAQQMVVTAQDLRTAGVDVPILVGGAALTRKFTKTRIQPEYEGVVLYAKDAMDGLDIANQLSDPEQRARLIQELRESLESDVLDTSKKVEKLPQLTRVSSSAVSKDLPVQVPQDTERHILRDYPISHLMPYVNMQMLLGHHLGLKGKVEQLLSDKDAKALQLKDTVDSILYAAQHEGIIKAHGMYQFFPAQSNGNDVIVYDPQDTSKVLETFTFPRQDKEPYLCLADYLKSVDSGEMDYVGFLLVTAGHNINELAKEWRDKGDYLKSHALQATALEVAEGFAERVHHIMRDVLGIADRVDMTMQERFGAKYIGQRFSFGYPACPDLEDQAKLFNLLKPEDIGVELTESFMMEPEASVSAIVFAHKEARYFNVG; encoded by the coding sequence ATGAACAAGCCGCCAATTCAAGAACAGCTTAAGAAAAAGATTATGATCCTCGACGGTGCGATGGGGACGATGATTCAGCAAGAGAATTTGACAGCTGAAGATTTCGGGAGCGACGATCTCGACGGATGTAATGAAATCCTATGTGTGACACGTCCAGACGTCATTCAGAAAATACATGAAGCTTATTTAGCCGCAGGCGCGGATATGATAGAAACGAATACGTTTGGTACGACGAGCGTCGTGTTGGCGGAGTACGATCTGCAAGATCGCCACCGTGAACTGAATTTGGCTGCGGCTAAACTTGCGATTGCTGCTGCGAATAAATATTCGACACCTGAGTGGCCTCGTTATGTTATTGGTGCCATGGGGCCGACGACGAAGACGTTGTCAGTGACAGGCGGCGTGACGTTTGAGCAGCTGGAAGAGAGCTATTATCAGCAAGCGCTTGCGTTAGTGGAAGCTGGCGTTGACGCGATGTTGTTGGAGACTTCCCAAGATACGCTGAACGTGAAAGCGGGCAGTATCGGGATTCGTAGAGCTTTTGAAACACTGGGCAAAGTACTGCCAATTATGATCTCAGGTACGATTGAACCGATGGGAACGACGCTGGCAGGTCAAAATATTGAATCATTTTACATCTCGTTGGAGCACTTGAAGCCGATTTCGATGGGTCTAAACTGTGCGACAGGTCCAGAATTCATGCGTGATCATATCCGTACCTTATCTAGCATTGCGGAAACTGCGATCAGCTGTTACCCGAATGCGGGGTTGCCAGATGAGAATGGTCATTATCACGAGTCACCAGAATCTTTGGCGAAAAAGATGGCTGGATTTGCTGAGCAGGGCTGGCTGAATATCGCTGGGGGCTGCTGTGGAACAACACCAGATCACATTCGTGCGATGGCGGAAACACTGGCGAATTATAAGCCAAGAACGGAGTATGGTTCCCATCCGCCTGCTATTTCGGGGATAGAAACGGTGTATATTGAGCCTGAGAACAGACCAATCATGGTCGGTGAACGGACGAATATTTCGGGATCGCGTAAGTTCAAACGACTTATTAAAGAAGGTAAGTTTGAGGAAGGATCCGAAATCGCCCGTACACAAGTGAAGAACGGCGCGCATGTGATCGATATCAATTTACAAGACACGGATATTGATGAAGCGTATGCGACTGAAAACTTCATGCAAGAGGTCGTCAAAAAGGTGAAGGTTCCGTTGATGATCGACTCAACTTATGACCATATCATCGAATTAGGTTTGAAGTATTCGCAAGGTAAAGCGATTATTAACTCGATTAACTTGGAAGATGGCGAAACGAAATTTGCGGGTATTTTGCCGCTGATTCATCGTTATGGCGCATCCGTTGTTTGTATCTTGATTGATGAGCGCGGCCAGGCGGTTTCCCGACAAGCGAAAATTGAAGTTGCGACTCGCTCTTATGAATTGTTAACAGGCAAATACGGGATGAATCCCGAAGATATTATTTTTGACCCGAATATGTTCCCAGTCGGTTCTGGAGATCCTCAGTACATTGGTTCCGCGGTGGAAACGATCGAAGGGATTAAATTAATTAAAGAGAAGTATCCATTAGCCAAAACGATTCTTGGACTCAGCAATATCTCCTTCGGCTTGCCGGATGCAGGACGCGAGGTTCTGAACTCGGTGTATTTGTACCACTGTACGAAAGCTGGGTTGGATTACGCCATTGTGAATACGGAGAAGCTGGAGCGCTATGCGTCAATTCCAGAAGCAGAGCGTCAACTTGCGGAAGAGCTTATTTACAATACGAATGATGAGACATTGGCGAATTTCGTTGCTCATTTCCGGGAGAAGAAGGTCGAGAAGAAGGAGAAAATCTCGAACCAATCATTGGAAGAGAGATTGGGCTCCTATGTTGTAGAGGGAACGAAGGAAGGGCTTATTCCTGATCTGGAAGAAGCTCTTCAGAAGTATTCGCCACTTGAAGTGATTAACGGTCCACTGATGAAGGGGATGGAGGAAGTTGGTCGCCTTTTCAATAATAACGAGCTCATCGTTGCCGAAGTCCTGCAAAGTGCGGAAGTCATGAAAGCATCGGTTAACTTCCTGGAGCCGTTTATGGAGAAATCCGAGTCAGCGGTGAAGGGTAAAATTATTTTGGCCACGGTAAAAGGTGATGTTCACGATATTGGGAAAAATCTCGTCGAAATCATCCTATCGAATAATGGTTATAAGATCGTCAATTTGGGGATTAAAGTACCGCCAGAACAAATCATTGAAGCGTACCGTAGAGAGAATGCGGATGCGATCGGTTTATCAGGCTTGCTTGTGAAATCTGCGCAACAAATGGTCGTAACAGCGCAAGATTTGCGTACGGCAGGTGTGGATGTGCCGATTCTCGTTGGCGGCGCAGCGTTGACGCGCAAGTTCACCAAAACTCGGATTCAGCCTGAGTATGAAGGTGTTGTGCTTTATGCGAAGGATGCGATGGATGGATTGGATATTGCAAATCAGTTGAGTGATCCTGAGCAACGGGCCAGGTTGATCCAGGAACTGCGTGAGAGCTTAGAATCCGACGTATTGGATACGAGTAAAAAGGTAGAGAAGCTGCCTCAGCTCACACGTGTGAGTTCATCCGCTGTCTCCAAGGATCTGCCTGTACAGGTGCCGCAGGATACAGAACGTCATATTTTACGTGATTATCCAATTAGTCATTTGATGCCATATGTGAATATGCAAATGCTTTTAGGTCATCACCTTGGGCTGAAGGGTAAGGTAGAGCAGTTATTGAGCGACAAGGACGCGAAAGCGTTGCAGCTTAAGGACACTGTGGATTCTATCCTGTATGCAGCACAACATGAAGGCATTATCAAAGCACACGGGATGTATCAGTTCTTCCCTGCGCAATCGAATGGGAATGATGTCATTGTTTATGACCCTCAGGATACAAGCAAGGTGCTGGAGACGTTTACATTCCCTCGTCAAGATAAAGAGCCATATTTGTGCTTAGCCGATTACCTCAAATCGGTGGACAGCGGCGAGATGGATTATGTTGGTTTCTTGTTGGTCACAGCGGGGCACAATATTAATGAGTTGGCGAAGGAATGGCGCGACAAAGGGGATTACTTGAAATCCCATGCACTTCAAGCGACAGCGTTGGAAGTCGCGGAAGGCTTTGCAGAGCGTGTGCATCACATCATGCGTGATGTACTTGGCATTGCGGATCGCGTAGATATGACAATGCAAGAGCGATTTGGCGCGAAATACATCGGCCAACGGTTCTCGTTCGGGTATCCAGCTTGCCCAGATCTGGAGGATCAAGCGAAGCTGTTTAATCTGTTGAAACCGGAAGATATCGGCGTTGAACTGACAGAATCGTTCATGATGGAGCCGGAAGCTTCGGTATCTGCGATTGTGTTCGCGCATAAAGAAGCGCGTTATTTTAACGTAGGTTAG
- a CDS encoding aminopeptidase — MDNFQRNLEKYAELVIRIGVNLNKGQDLLVEAPIETLELTRLIVQKAYEAGANYVHVHWQDDVVSRSKFDYADDASMDYYPLWYTSMLEKFVENGGALLNIKVPNPNLFDGIDAGLISRVSKATSTARAKYQHYVRTGEFSWCLIKAPTEAWASIVYADLPEEERVPAMWDAIFHINRVYEEDPIAAWRKHLDTLKATRKVLNARNYKALRYRATGTDLRVELPEGHIWLGGDKGNARGIRYVANMPTEEVFTLPNRTGVSGTVASTMPLNVNGALVDRFSFTFEAGKVVDFQAEVGYEHLARLLDMDEGARYLGEVALVPFDSPISNLKRIFYNTGIDENASCHLALGSCYPINLKEGTTLSNEELKARGGNHSLIHVDFMIGSAELEIDGELADGTVEPLFREGNWALSFE; from the coding sequence ATGGACAACTTTCAACGTAATCTAGAAAAATATGCAGAACTCGTCATCCGAATTGGCGTTAATTTGAATAAGGGGCAGGATCTCTTAGTCGAGGCTCCGATCGAGACGTTAGAACTAACAAGACTTATTGTGCAAAAAGCGTATGAGGCAGGTGCAAACTATGTCCATGTGCATTGGCAGGATGATGTGGTTTCGCGGAGTAAGTTTGACTATGCGGATGATGCGAGCATGGACTACTATCCACTGTGGTATACGTCGATGTTGGAGAAATTCGTAGAGAATGGCGGAGCTCTGCTGAACATTAAAGTGCCTAATCCGAATCTTTTCGATGGGATAGACGCAGGCTTGATTTCAAGAGTTTCCAAAGCGACTTCGACCGCTAGAGCGAAATATCAGCATTATGTGCGAACTGGCGAATTTAGCTGGTGCCTAATCAAAGCTCCAACGGAAGCTTGGGCATCAATTGTCTATGCGGATCTACCTGAAGAGGAGCGCGTGCCTGCGATGTGGGATGCGATTTTCCATATCAACCGTGTGTATGAAGAGGACCCTATCGCCGCATGGAGAAAGCATCTGGATACGTTAAAAGCGACGCGTAAAGTGCTTAATGCTAGGAATTATAAAGCACTTCGTTATCGCGCTACGGGCACCGATCTGCGTGTTGAATTGCCAGAAGGCCATATCTGGCTTGGCGGGGACAAAGGAAATGCGAGAGGGATTCGTTATGTGGCGAATATGCCAACCGAAGAAGTGTTTACGTTGCCTAACCGAACAGGTGTTTCTGGAACGGTGGCGAGCACGATGCCGCTAAATGTGAACGGTGCTTTAGTGGATAGATTCTCCTTTACATTTGAGGCGGGGAAAGTAGTGGACTTTCAGGCGGAAGTTGGCTACGAACACTTGGCTCGTTTATTGGATATGGATGAGGGTGCACGCTACTTAGGGGAAGTCGCTTTGGTTCCGTTCGATTCGCCGATTTCCAATTTGAAACGCATTTTCTATAATACTGGCATTGACGAGAATGCATCGTGCCATCTGGCGTTAGGCAGTTGTTACCCGATTAATTTGAAGGAGGGTACAACGCTGTCTAATGAAGAATTAAAGGCGCGCGGCGGCAACCATTCCTTGATTCATGTTGATTTCATGATCGGTTCCGCGGAGCTGGAGATCGATGGCGAATTAGCGGATGGCACGGTTGAACCCCTTTTCCGTGAAGGGAATTGGGCGTTGTCTTTTGAATAA
- the lexA gene encoding transcriptional repressor LexA, which yields MSKISQRQQAILEFIKNEVKDKGYPPSVREIGEAVGLASSSTVHGHLERLEKKGMIRRDPTKPRAIEILGLDGAESNFAVSVARVPLVGKVTAGVPITATENIEDYFPLPSSMVKDDNVFMLSIMGDSMIEAGIHNGDYVIVKQQQTANNGDIVVAMTEDDEATVKRFFKEKDHIRLQPENSALEPIRLKNVTILGRVIGLFRDM from the coding sequence ATGAGTAAAATTTCGCAGCGTCAGCAAGCTATATTGGAATTCATTAAGAATGAAGTGAAAGATAAGGGCTACCCGCCGTCTGTTCGAGAAATCGGCGAAGCTGTTGGACTTGCTTCCAGCTCAACTGTACATGGTCATTTGGAGCGTCTAGAGAAGAAGGGAATGATTCGCCGTGACCCTACTAAACCACGGGCGATCGAAATCCTTGGCCTCGATGGGGCAGAATCCAATTTCGCTGTATCCGTTGCTCGCGTTCCGCTCGTTGGTAAAGTAACAGCAGGTGTTCCCATTACAGCTACAGAGAATATCGAAGACTACTTCCCTCTCCCATCCAGCATGGTCAAAGATGACAACGTATTTATGTTGAGCATCATGGGAGACAGTATGATCGAGGCTGGCATTCACAATGGTGACTACGTTATCGTGAAACAACAGCAAACGGCGAACAATGGCGATATCGTCGTCGCAATGACGGAAGATGATGAAGCTACTGTGAAGCGTTTCTTCAAAGAAAAGGATCACATTCGCCTTCAACCGGAGAACTCCGCGTTAGAGCCGATTCGACTCAAGAATGTGACCATACTTGGTCGCGTAATCGGGCTATTCCGGGATATGTAA